A segment of the Armatimonadota bacterium genome:
ACCCGGAATGCCTTTTCGATACAGCTCGCTGGCGTGAAGATGCAAAGGCAGGGCGTCAAAGCCGACGTGTTCTACCCTGTACCCACACCGTTCAGCCAGAGCTTTCATGCCCTGCACAGAGGGGATACTGAGATGGCGCGGGGCGTCCAGCTGGAACCAGTCGATACCGTAGTGTTTCCAGTGATACGAGCCTGCCAGCGGTAAGCGTACCAGCACCTTGCCCCCGGGCTTCAGCAACCGCTTTGCCAGCGTGAGCTCGCCTTCAGGGTCGGGCACATGTTCCAGCACGTGGTGGTACATCAGCACATCGTATGGCGGCGGCTGCGCGTCCACATGCTCCTTGAGCGTGCGCCGATAGACAGCAACTCTGCCTCCGATGGGCTGGTCGGACGGGTAATAGGGGTCAATGCCTTCCACATTGCGAAAACCCACCTGATGCATGATGAGCAACAACAGTCCGCTGCCACAGCCTACATCCAGCACGCGCGCTTCGGGTGAGAGGTTCAGCAGGCGAACACTGCGCACGCGCGGGTCCTGCTGGGGATGTAGCAGCAGCACCAGCCTGCCCAGCAACCCCTTGCCCGTGGCTACTGTGCGGTCGCGCCAGGTGCGGATAACGCCCAGCACACCCTGATAGTAGCTATCGGGCAGGGTATTGTAGGCGTCGTATTCGGGTGGATAGTAGCGCGTCAGGTCGTCAGGCGGTTGCAGGATTTGCAGGGAACCGCACTGCGCGCACTCGGCGTAATCGAACTCGCCCTCCATGCCGAAGAGCCTCTCTCGCGCAGTGAAAGCGCGCGCTGCAGTAGTAGATTGGCACCAGAGACACCGGTAGTTTACAACAGACATCATTTGCAACCTCTCTGCAGTGTGGAAGGATTGTGCCGATACATGCTGTGAGGGTGTTCGAGAATTGTTGAGAAGTTGGTTGTAGCGCAAGGAGAGAGGCGTTCTTGCTATCCCCGCCTTACCTCACCCCCGTCCCCTCTCCTACGAGGAGAGGGGCGTTCCCCCTTCCCTTGCAGGGAAGGGGGCAAGGGGGTTAGGTTATCTATCCATTCAACCAGCAATTTCGAACACCCTCACATGCTGTTGACACTTATTCCTTCTGTTTGGGTACAGGTTGAGGTGATTCCCCCATGTGGACATACTCTCCCGAAAGGATTCTGCAGGCGGCTCAGCGGTGGTGGGGATGGATGCCGCACCCGGCGCAGCGCGAGTGGATGCTGGATAATCACCCTGTGAAGGTAGCAGCATGTGGAAGGCGTTGGGGCAAAACCGAATCGCTGGCAGTGGAAACCGCCGCCGTGGCCCTGCTGTATCCGGGCATTCGACAGGTCATCGTTGCCCCCACATTAGACCAGGCGAATATCCTCTTCGAGCGTACACTGGAGCTGCTTCAGGCGTGGGCGGAGGGGACAGGAGGCAAGCTCCTTGTACGTACCACCCCCTATCCCCGCGTGCGTGTCAACGAGGGCGAAATTACCGCTCGCAGTGCCTACCGCCAGGCGCGTTCCCTGCGCGGCAGGAGCGCACACCGCATTGTGGTGGACGAAGCCGCCTACCTTACCGAAGAGGTCGTCCCGCAGGTACTAATGCCCATGCTGGCGGACACCGAAGGGCAGCTGGTGTTGCTTTCCACTCCCTTCGGTAGGAACCATTTCTGGCAATGGTTCCAGCGTGGGCAATCGGGCACGGTGTGTCGCAGCTTCCGCTTCCCTACCTCCAGCAACCCACGTATCTCCCCACACTTCCTGCAAATGCAGAGGCAGTTGCTTACAGAGAGGCAGTTCGCCATCGAGTATGAGGCGGAGTTTGCGGACGACGCGGGCGCGGTGTTCCCGCAGGCGGTAATTGAGGCATGTATCCAGCCCCACCTGGCGGACGCCAAACCTGAACCGACCTGTGCTGTCGCCGGGGTGGATTGGGGGCGTTATCGTGACTTCACCGCGCTGGTGGTGCTGCGCGAGTCTGGCGGGCGACTGCAGGCGGTGCACGTGGAACGCTTGCCGAGCGCGGCATGGCAGGTGCAGATAGAGCGTTTGATACAACGTCTGGAAACGTGGTGGATTCGCGCTGTGTGTTGCGACGCCACCGGCATGGGCGACCCGTTGGTGGAGACGTTCCAGCAGCGTATCAATGACAACCGGATGGGAACCCGGGTCGATCCGGTGACTTTTACCGCCTCTACGAAACGGATGATGGTAGACTCTCTCGTGCTGGCGATGGAGCAGGGGAGGGTAGCGATACCTCCTCACCCTGGCCTGCTGCGCGAACTGCACGCCTTCACCGCTAGCCGAACCGCCTCCGGCAACATCTGCCTGCAGGCGCAGGGCAGCGAGCATGACGACATGGTGATTGCGCTTGCGCTGGCAGTTCACGCCGCAGCCCAAAACCCACTAAGCGCACCCAGCACGCGTATACTCACCGGCGGCAGGAGAAGAGCATGGGGGACAGGAGCATTCTCTGGCTGACTCCATCGTATAACGCATACCACCTGTCCCCTTATGCAGAAAACGGTCTATTGCCTGCTGGCGTTGAACCGCGTGGTGAACGATAGTCCAAAGGTGCTCTCCTTGCTGGGATGGAACCACCACAACCCCACCTGCCACTCGCCCACCCGTCGGATGAGCGCGAGGTTGTACAGGGTAGGTTCTCCTGGCATGCTGCCCGTATGCAGGTAGAACATCAGCCCCGTATCCTGCGACAGGATGAGCGACCCTGCTAACACACCGATGTTGCGCCCGTTGCGCAGGCGTTCAAACCCGGTGACCAGCGAGAGGTCTCCAAAGGACCTGATCGCAAAGGCGTAGAACCCCTCTTGCTCACGCACATTGGACGAAGAGAAGCCATACCCCATCAGCACATCAAAGGGTATTCCCTCTCCACTGCGCAGCGGATGCCAGGTGAATATCATTGAGAAGCGGTTGCCCATGCGGCTGTATCCCGCGCCGACGTCCAGACGAGACGTCACTCCCGTGCGCAACCACACCTTTGCCCGGTTCTCTTCCGAGTTACCCGACACCATGCCGAACAGCGATACCTGACCGGGCGGTACAGTGAACTCCTGATACCCAACATCCAGCGACCCGCGCTGGTGTGACTGTATCACCGTTCAAGCAGGGCAACCGCTGTCCTGGGCACGAGCTATCACAGCGAGGAAGAGTAAGCCAAACCAAAACAGATAGCGCATAGCTTATCTCCTTTCTACAGGTTGTAGAAAATATACCCTGTATACGCAGACAGATACAAGACCCGCACAATGCTGCTTACGGGAGTTGCGTGCTCGCTCTCTGCTTGTTACAATAGAGTCACAGGCGAGAGGAAGGCGGAGAAAGGATGCGAGAGAGGCTACAGGGTGCCCTGCCGTGGGCTGTGTTGCTTGTGGTGTTACTGGGCGTCATCGCCGCATCGTGGACGCTGGCAAAACGCGCACCGGAGTCACCGCGCAAGGTGAAACTGGTAGTTTGGGGACTGCAGCTGGGCGAGGAGAGCGCGGGGTTGCGCGCGCAGGTGAAGGAGTTCGAACGCCGCTACCCGTATATCGAGGTGAGCCTGCTATCGATGGGGGCGGGGCGGATGAACCCGCAGAAGCTGATGACCGCCATAGTGGGCAATGTTGCCCCAGACGTTATCTTCCAGGACCGCTTCACCATCGGTGACTGGGCGTCGCGCGACGCCTTTCGTCCACTGGACGACCTCATCGCCCGCGACCGCAATCAGCCCGACGGCATCCGCCCGGAGGAGTTTTATAACGCCTGCTGGCAGGAGGCGTGTTACAAGGGCAAGGTGTACGCCATCCCCGCCGGTACCGACGACCGCGCCCTTTACTACAATAAGCAGCTGTTCCGCGAAGCGGGGCTGGACCCCAACCGTCCGCCACAAACGTGGGAGGAGCTGTTAGAGTACGCCAAAAAGCTCACCAAACGCAACCCCGACGGCACGTACCAGCGCATCGGGTTCATTCCCAACTACGGCAACTCGTGGCTGTACCTATACTCGTGGCAGAATGGCGGTGAGTTCATGTCGCCCGATGGGCGCAAGTGCACGCTGAACAACCCGCGCACCGTCCAGGCGCTGGAGTGGCTGGTGAAGGTGTATGACGAACTAGGTGGCGCGAAAAACATCAACGCCTTCGCCTCCGGCTTCCAGACGAACGAGATGGACCCGTTTCTCATCGGCAAAGTGGCGATGAAGATAGACGGTAACTGGGTACTGAACAACATCGCCCGCTACAAGCCCGACCTGGATTTCGGGGTGGCTCCTGCGCCTGTTCCCGCGGCGCGACTGCGCGGGGAACCGCCTTTTGAGGGGCAGCCGAAGTTTATTACGTGGTCTGGAGGGTTCTCGTTTGCCATCCCACGTGGGGCAAAGCATGTGGAGGAGGCGTGGTTGTTCATCAAGTGGATGAGCGGTGTAGAAAGTAACCTGATTTCCGCCCGCGCGCAGAAAGCATGGAACGAAAGCAAGGGACGTCCCTTCGTGCCGGGGCTATCTGCCAACTTGAAGGTGAACGAAGCAGTATTCAAAGAGTTCGCGCCCAAATCCGCCAAGTTCCGCGAACCGTTGCGGATGTTCATTGACCTGATGCAGGTATCACGCTTCCGCCCGGTGACCTTCGTGGGGCAGAGGTTGTGGGACGAGCATGTACGCGCTTTCGATATGGCTATCCTGCACGAGATGACCCCCAAACAGGCATTAGACGCGGGGGCTTTGACGGTGCAGCGCGAGCTGGATAAGGTGTTCACCCGCGAGAAGTATCCCATTCTGGACATCCGCCTGCCGATGGCACTGATCGCGCTGGGGTTGCTGGCGTTTGTGGTAGTTGTCTCGATGCTGGCAAAGCGGTCGGGTCCGGTGGGCAAGCTGGGGCGTCCCGAGGCGGTTGCGGGATACCTGTTCGCTTCGCCGTGGATTGTCGGTTTCTTCCTGTTTACGGCAGGACCCATTCTAGCGTCCATCGTGTTCAGCTTCTGTGACTACGACGTGTTGCATCCGCCGCGGTATATCGGCTTGCTGAACTATAAGGAACTGCTGACGGTGGATTTCGGTTTCCTCGGCAAAGCCTTTTACAACGCGGGCTATCTGGCGTTTTTCGGCATCCCGCTGGGCATGACGACGGGCTTAGCCATCGCCATGTTGCTGAACACGCAGGTGCGCGGCATGAGCGGTTACCGCACCGCGTAT
Coding sequences within it:
- a CDS encoding putative methyltransferase yields the protein MEGEFDYAECAQCGSLQILQPPDDLTRYYPPEYDAYNTLPDSYYQGVLGVIRTWRDRTVATGKGLLGRLVLLLHPQQDPRVRSVRLLNLSPEARVLDVGCGSGLLLLIMHQVGFRNVEGIDPYYPSDQPIGGRVAVYRRTLKEHVDAQPPPYDVLMYHHVLEHVPDPEGELTLAKRLLKPGGKVLVRLPLAGSYHWKHYGIDWFQLDAPRHLSIPSVQGMKALAERCGYRVEHVGFDALPLHLHASELYRKGIPGSQHRPDMHTRSQWREFARLTEHLNRTGEADSGVFVLSESKL